From Taeniopygia guttata chromosome 21, bTaeGut7.mat, whole genome shotgun sequence, one genomic window encodes:
- the TMEM201 gene encoding transmembrane protein 201 isoform X1 yields the protein MDGAGLGATACAAAAGLLLYRIARRKKPTHVTVNCWFCNQDTVVPYGNRNCWDCPNCEQYNGFQENGDYNKPIPAQYMEHLNHVVSGSPTFCDPTKPQQWVSSQILLCKKCNNHQTMKIKQLASFSPREEGKYDEEIEVYKHHLEQTYKLCRPCQAAVEYYIKHQNRQLRALLLSHHFRRRETDKSYTQNLCSSSSSTSITTPAQVILLRFLAFLSCAFLVLMAWYGSGDPFSLSTAVPAAVPSGPAPVRNRTRGDGDGGSSGRGWPELLRLLPEHLLESLSAAWAYGKNHQMAVAVLGLFTCLLAMFLAGRIRLRRIDAFASVLWFGVMSLHLAERYLKTETPSWLDTAKFGTTSLCCLVGFTAAVATRKSTGQRRFRPRRFLSGDSMTVFPSSPGTAFPSPASSLFVPTPPSILHLTNQQLFRSPRRTASSSLPGRLNRALSLGTIPSLARADSGYLFSGSRPASQSSQSKEFPTSDPFWLPAGSRAPSRLPSPAPSVAGSVTSSSGSLRVRRPLISPARLNLQGQKLLLFPAQSEALLSPGGSEEQTHSDSNASAPELPGCPGKSLGVPDMRSAVEGGSIWSDNSIKKEDHSSHSSTCVVDTTTKGDDLGGWRGRFGTCALRGLLAVSLTLNAVFTSAYVYRSLR from the exons atggacggggccgggctgggcgcCACCGCCTGCGCCGCGGCCGCGGGGCTGCTGCTCTACCGCATCGCGCGGAG GAAGAAGCCCACGCACGTGACGGTGAACTGCTGGTTCTGCAACCAGGACACGGTGGTGCCCTACGGGAACCGCAACTGCTGGGACTGCCCCAACTGCGAGCAGTACAACGGCTTCCAGGAG AATGGAGACTACAACaagcccatccctgcccagtaCATGGAACACCTTAACCACGTTGTGTCAGGCAGTCCAACTTTCTGTGACCCCACCAAACCACAGCAGTGGGTGAGCAGCCAAATTTTGCTCTGCAAGAAATGCAACAACCATCAAACCATGAAAATCAAACAGCTGGCTTCATTCTCACCAAGGGAGGAG GGCAAGTACGATGAGGAGATTGAGGTGTACAAGCACCACCTGGAGCAGACCTACAAGCTGTGCCGCCcgtgccaggctgctgtggaGTATTACATAAAGCACCAGAACCGGCAGCTGCGGGCGCTGCTGCTCAGCCACCACTTCAGGCGCCGGGAGACGGACAAGAGCTACACCCAG AATCTGTgttcatcctcctcttccactTCCATCACCACGCCAGCTCAGGTGATACTTCTGCGGTTCCTGGCCTTCCTCAGCTGTGCGTTCCTGGTTCTGATGGCCTGGTACGGGTCAGGCGACCCCTTCTCCCTCAGCACGGCTGTCCCTGCCGCTGTCCCCTCCGGCCCCGCGCCCGTGCGGAACAGGACCCGCGGTGACGGTGACGGTGGCAGCTCGGGGCGCGGCTGGCCGGAGCTGCTCCGCCTGCTCCCGGAGCACCTGCTGGAGAGCCTGAGCGCGGCGTGGGCCTACGGCAAGAATCACCAGAtggcagtggctgtgctggggctctTCACCTGCCTGCTGGCCATGTTCCTGGCGGGGCGCATCAG GCTCCGGCGAATCGATGCCTTTGCCTCGGTGCTGTGGTTCGGAGTGATGAGCCTGCATTTGGCCGAGCGCTACCTGAAGACGGAGACGCCCAGCTGGCTGGACACGGCCAAGTTTGGCACCACGTCCCTGTGCTGCCTGGTGGGCTTCACCGCAGCCGTGGCCACGCGGAAGTCAACGGGCCAGCGGAGATTCCGGCCCCGAAG GTTCCTCTCTGGGGACTCCATGACTGTCtttcccagcagccctggcacagccttcCCTTCACCTGCCTCGTCTCTGTTTGTCCCAACACCACCCAGTATCCTCCACCTGACAAACCAGCAGCTCTTCAGGTCCCCACGCAGAACTGCCTCGTCCTCTCTTCCCGGCCGTCTCAACAGGGCGCTGTCGCTGGGCACCATCCCCTCGCTGGCCCGGGCAG ATTCCGGCTACTTGTTCAGTGGAAGCCGGCCGGCCTCGCAGTCATCCCAGTCCAAGGAATTCCCAACTTCAG ATCCCTTCTGGCTGCCGGCGGGCAGCCGTGCCCCGTCCCGCCTGCCGTCCCCAGCGCCATCAGTGGCCGGCTCGGTCACCTCCAGCTCGGGCTCGCTGCGCGTCCGCCGGCCGCTCATCAGCCCCGCGCGCCTCAACCTGCAGGgccagaagctgctgctgttcccgGCGCAGAGCGAGGCCCTGCTGAGCCCGGGCGGCTCCGAGGAGCAAACCCACTCCGACAGCAACGCCTCTGCCCCCGAGCTGCCCGGCTGCCCCGGCAAGAGCCTCGGCGTGCCCG ATATGAGATCTGCTGTGGAAGGGGGGAGTATTTGGAGTGATAATTCCATCAAAAAGGAGGATCACTCATCACACTCATCTACCTGTGTGGTAGACACAACTACCAAAGGGGATGATTtgggaggctggagag GTCGCTTTGGTACCTGTGCTCTCCGGGGCCTGCTGGCCGTGAGCCTGACCCTCAACGCTGTCTTCACATCAGCCTACGTCTACAGGAGCCTGCGCTGA
- the TMEM201 gene encoding transmembrane protein 201 isoform X2 produces MEHLNHVVSGSPTFCDPTKPQQWVSSQILLCKKCNNHQTMKIKQLASFSPREEGKYDEEIEVYKHHLEQTYKLCRPCQAAVEYYIKHQNRQLRALLLSHHFRRRETDKSYTQNLCSSSSSTSITTPAQVILLRFLAFLSCAFLVLMAWYGSGDPFSLSTAVPAAVPSGPAPVRNRTRGDGDGGSSGRGWPELLRLLPEHLLESLSAAWAYGKNHQMAVAVLGLFTCLLAMFLAGRIRLRRIDAFASVLWFGVMSLHLAERYLKTETPSWLDTAKFGTTSLCCLVGFTAAVATRKSTGQRRFRPRRFLSGDSMTVFPSSPGTAFPSPASSLFVPTPPSILHLTNQQLFRSPRRTASSSLPGRLNRALSLGTIPSLARADSGYLFSGSRPASQSSQSKEFPTSDPFWLPAGSRAPSRLPSPAPSVAGSVTSSSGSLRVRRPLISPARLNLQGQKLLLFPAQSEALLSPGGSEEQTHSDSNASAPELPGCPGKSLGVPDMRSAVEGGSIWSDNSIKKEDHSSHSSTCVVDTTTKGDDLGGWRGRFGTCALRGLLAVSLTLNAVFTSAYVYRSLR; encoded by the exons ATGGAACACCTTAACCACGTTGTGTCAGGCAGTCCAACTTTCTGTGACCCCACCAAACCACAGCAGTGGGTGAGCAGCCAAATTTTGCTCTGCAAGAAATGCAACAACCATCAAACCATGAAAATCAAACAGCTGGCTTCATTCTCACCAAGGGAGGAG GGCAAGTACGATGAGGAGATTGAGGTGTACAAGCACCACCTGGAGCAGACCTACAAGCTGTGCCGCCcgtgccaggctgctgtggaGTATTACATAAAGCACCAGAACCGGCAGCTGCGGGCGCTGCTGCTCAGCCACCACTTCAGGCGCCGGGAGACGGACAAGAGCTACACCCAG AATCTGTgttcatcctcctcttccactTCCATCACCACGCCAGCTCAGGTGATACTTCTGCGGTTCCTGGCCTTCCTCAGCTGTGCGTTCCTGGTTCTGATGGCCTGGTACGGGTCAGGCGACCCCTTCTCCCTCAGCACGGCTGTCCCTGCCGCTGTCCCCTCCGGCCCCGCGCCCGTGCGGAACAGGACCCGCGGTGACGGTGACGGTGGCAGCTCGGGGCGCGGCTGGCCGGAGCTGCTCCGCCTGCTCCCGGAGCACCTGCTGGAGAGCCTGAGCGCGGCGTGGGCCTACGGCAAGAATCACCAGAtggcagtggctgtgctggggctctTCACCTGCCTGCTGGCCATGTTCCTGGCGGGGCGCATCAG GCTCCGGCGAATCGATGCCTTTGCCTCGGTGCTGTGGTTCGGAGTGATGAGCCTGCATTTGGCCGAGCGCTACCTGAAGACGGAGACGCCCAGCTGGCTGGACACGGCCAAGTTTGGCACCACGTCCCTGTGCTGCCTGGTGGGCTTCACCGCAGCCGTGGCCACGCGGAAGTCAACGGGCCAGCGGAGATTCCGGCCCCGAAG GTTCCTCTCTGGGGACTCCATGACTGTCtttcccagcagccctggcacagccttcCCTTCACCTGCCTCGTCTCTGTTTGTCCCAACACCACCCAGTATCCTCCACCTGACAAACCAGCAGCTCTTCAGGTCCCCACGCAGAACTGCCTCGTCCTCTCTTCCCGGCCGTCTCAACAGGGCGCTGTCGCTGGGCACCATCCCCTCGCTGGCCCGGGCAG ATTCCGGCTACTTGTTCAGTGGAAGCCGGCCGGCCTCGCAGTCATCCCAGTCCAAGGAATTCCCAACTTCAG ATCCCTTCTGGCTGCCGGCGGGCAGCCGTGCCCCGTCCCGCCTGCCGTCCCCAGCGCCATCAGTGGCCGGCTCGGTCACCTCCAGCTCGGGCTCGCTGCGCGTCCGCCGGCCGCTCATCAGCCCCGCGCGCCTCAACCTGCAGGgccagaagctgctgctgttcccgGCGCAGAGCGAGGCCCTGCTGAGCCCGGGCGGCTCCGAGGAGCAAACCCACTCCGACAGCAACGCCTCTGCCCCCGAGCTGCCCGGCTGCCCCGGCAAGAGCCTCGGCGTGCCCG ATATGAGATCTGCTGTGGAAGGGGGGAGTATTTGGAGTGATAATTCCATCAAAAAGGAGGATCACTCATCACACTCATCTACCTGTGTGGTAGACACAACTACCAAAGGGGATGATTtgggaggctggagag GTCGCTTTGGTACCTGTGCTCTCCGGGGCCTGCTGGCCGTGAGCCTGACCCTCAACGCTGTCTTCACATCAGCCTACGTCTACAGGAGCCTGCGCTGA
- the LOC101233936 gene encoding uncharacterized protein, producing the protein MAETDPGERRAVGTERGTERGTGAGTAGWPQRPPYSFVALITMAIRASPEQRLSLSGIYAYIAERFPFYRGPGRQWQNSVRHNLSLNPCFRRLPGRHGRAGEWALDPAFQDMFPGGNYLRRRRRLCRRPSASPPPPPGTPPGPAAAGPPPPSGIPSGSGIPPGPAEPPQLPEIHPGSAAPWPPPAHPVPPGWPQGPWAALVLPPRYPELPAPGPPVSPGPPPLPLPAWALHPAELGTAVTCELGATLAPAFR; encoded by the coding sequence ATGGCCGAGACCGACCCCGGCGAGCGGCGGGCGGTGGGCACCGAGCGGGGCACCGAGCGGGGCAccggggcgggcacggcggggTGGCCGCAGCGGCCTCCCTATTCCTTCGTGGCGCTGATCACCATGGCCATCCGGGCCAGCCCCGAGCAGCGGCTGTCCCTGAGCGGCATCTACGCCTACATCGCGGAGCGCTTCCCCTTCTACCGCGGCCCCGGCCGGCAGTGGCAGAACAGCGTCCGCCACAACCTCAGCCTCAACCCCTGCTTCCGACGGCTGCCCGGCCGCCACGGCCGCGCCGGCGAGTGGGCGCTGGACCCCGCTTTCCAGGACATGTTCCCGGGGGGGAATTacctccgccgccgccgccgcctctgCCGCCGCCCGTCCGCATCGCCGCCAccgccccccgggacccccccgggccccgccgctgccgggccgccgccgccctccgGGATCCCCTCTGGCTCCGGGAtccccccgggccccgccgagcccccgcAGCTCCCCGAGATCCACCCGGGCTCCGCCGCTCCGTGGCCCCCGCCGGCCCACCCGGTGCCCCCGGGCTGGCCGCAGGGCCCCTGGGCAGCGCTGGTGCTGCCCCCCCGGTACCCGGAGCTgccggccccgggcccgcccgtgtccccggggccgccgccgctgccgctcccCGCCTGGGCGCTGCACCCCGCCGAGCTGGGCACGGCCGTGACCTGCGAGCTGGGAGCCACGCTGGCCCCGGCCTTCCGCTGA